The Aedes albopictus strain Foshan chromosome 2, AalbF5, whole genome shotgun sequence region ACAGTTGTGTAAATGTAGATGTGAATGTAAATGAGTTAATGTATAAGTATTCGACGAGGCTTTAAGCCGATATGCAATGTTTTGACCATGAATGTTTATATTGTTATTGTAGTCCGTACTAGCTCGTTGAGCAATAAACATGATAGAAAAACGCAGGACTGTGGGTTTGATTTATTGCACCACATAACCGCGGGAAAGTACGTGTCGGGTCAATCGGTTCGGGAGTGTAACAGTGTATGTAGTTCCTGGGTTTCCAACAGGTAATGGGCCCAAATTCCGAGAAGAAATTGTGATAAAAATGTACTCTAGTCGAAGAGGCATTTTCGTATGAACGGTCTGTTTTTTGTTTCATGCGAACATTCTGAACGATTCCCTCCCGGCGGCAGTTGAAAGAAGTTTATTGCCGGAAGAAGTCAGGGGAGAAGTGTTTTTGGTGCAAGGATTAAGTCAACCACGGTACTAAACAGACCAGTACGGATAGTGTATTTTATTGTTCGAGGAGGAGCGGCGGCAATTGCTGCGCCAAAGGCTGTTTGGAAACATTGTTATGCCGCAGTTTCATTTTGTAATACCCTCCTGTGTAAAGTGCAATTGTGTGAAAACGATAATAGAACGAGAAAGAAAGTTGCACAGTGGGCCAGGAAGTTATTTTTCGAGACGAATATTGATCAGTGCTAAAATGACCGAGACGAAGATTGCATTCGACCGGTTGAGTGATTTCAACTGGCTGACTTGGAGATTCCGGATGGAGTTGATGATGATGAGGGAAGATCTCTGGTCAACAGTAAAGGATCCAAAACCAGAGCCCGCGGACATCACATCGGCGTGTACAAGAAAGGACGAGAAGGCTCGAGCGCTGATTGGATTGGCGCTGGAAGACAGCCAATTGAGCCACATCATGGATGCTGTAAGTGCGAAGGAGATGTGGGGCAAGCTGAAAGGATACCACATCTTAAGAAGATTATGTTCAATGCGCCTCCAGGAAGAAGAAAACATGTCCGACCATCTTATGAAAGCTTTGGAGCTTGTTCATCGATTGCCTAGGATGGGAGAACCGTTGAAAGAGCACCTGGTAGTAGCGATTATGCTGTCGAGCCTGCCCGACTCGTATAGCCCGCTTGTAACATCCTTTGAAGGACGCCCGGAAGAGGATCTCAAGCTAGATTATGTCAAAGGAAAATTGCTTGATGAGTGGAGGAGAAAAACTGAAGGGCAGAAACAGGAATAAGAGAAGGTATTGAAGTCTACTGTGGAGCATGAAGACCGGAGAAGAAAAGCATGGGCGTGTTACTACTGTGGACAAGTAGGCCATTTCAAGAGAAAATGTGTTCAGTGGATGGAAGAAGTAAGAAGAAAGGCGAAGAAGCAAAAAGATAGTGAAAAATCGATGGCAGTACAAGATCCAGATCCAAGAAGCAGTGGCAGTAGTTCTGGAAGTTATCGAGGAGTGTGTTTTACAACGACAACGAACAAAAGTGACAAGTCAAATGACGAAAGGTGGATCGTTGACTCCGGTTGTACGAAGCATATGGCCAATTCAACAGCAAGTTTGGGCTGTTGGAACCCATGTGCTGAGAAGGTTGCATTAGCTGATGGGAAAACAGTAACGGCCAGAGGAATCGGAGAAGGTTGGATTACCGGACGTGGACTACAAGGTTTTGCGGTAGaaattaaagtgaaggagttgctGTTCGTTCCTGAATTATCTGCTAATGTGCTGTCGGTCAGCCGGATTACCGGTGAAGGTTATAGTGTGCGTTTTGGGTCGAACGATTGTTGCATATTGGATGGGAATACTGTCATTTGCGGTTGGTGAGAAGATTGACGGCTTGTATTATTTGACGCAGTAGGTATGGTGCTTAGAGCCAGGAGGAGTAAATCATAGAGATGAGTGGTATGGTTATGTGGgctgcactaaggaggagtgttggagtgaAGTAGTGTCAGCCCCCTGGTTACTATAGTAGTATTAGTCCTCGACAGTTGTGTAAATGTAGATGTGAATGTAAATGAGTTTGTGTATAAGTATTCGACGAGGCTTTGAGCCGATATGCAATGTTTTGACCATGAATGTTCATATTGTTATTGTAGTCCGTACTAGCTCATTGAGCAATAAACACGATAGAAAAACGCAGGACTGTGGGTTTGATTTATTGCACCACATAACCCCGGGAAAGTACGTGTCGGGTCAATCGGTTCGGGAGTGTAACAGTGTCTGTAGTTCCTGGGTTTCCAACAGCTCTTAGAGGCAGTGGAATCAATCAGTCGTAGTCCATTCTTGTTCGTCAACTGGTGGGTGTTGAACTTTCCAATTGTAGGTCTAAAATCAGCCTCCTAGCTAACCTGAGCGTTTGAGTCTCCTGAGTCTAATCAGCGCTTCCGAAGCGTGGGTAGTGGATGgggcccagtcaacacacgatcgcatatgatgttgaataggatgcaaaagtgaagGCGATATACGAACACGTGTAaaggttaaatggaagcatgtacgcatatggcctccactttatcatcctaaaatataagactttgtgttagctggagcaccaacccgagcagaagagaataacaacagcataacaaaatgcgttattttggcaaaataactgcataatagaattagtaattttcatgttattaacataacatattgagttataaacttgtctgtcataagcggcaaaataacaagtcacataacaaaaatttgttcctgaaaaatcaatttaataacatgttttgttagtggcaataacaacttaataacagtgaatttgggaaatatttcaataacaaattttgatattaaggagttattgataacattccgaaagcaaaattagggtaaaaactaacttttttactcatttttgggtaattattttaagtgtgttattctattcttagaaaataataggtcacatgaaaaaaaatttcgaattcattataaaacttacaaacatcgacgggatttgaacctccaatcctgctatcgtaaatttccagtcgcctttaccaatgaggctatcacagcacttgcagtgagggacgatagaagctttactggttctacgtattgccagtttccctattcccccatttcatgtttgccagtcgcaggacaaaaatagacagagatttgaatgcaagatcaaacaacgaacctctctctcttaccaacagcgctatcgcggtgcgcagacatgtgcactgtaacactaataacagtggtggcgcacggtgtcaaaatttcgattattatcgaacattcatgtacctcggatttttcttcgaaaatgaatagtatttcggctatatattcataatcggaaaactagaaaatatttcatcggcgaaaatttttccatacattttgtatgggacgttttttgggctaaaatagtaattattgatttttagtatggaaaatactcaaaaactcatctaactcaaattttccccgatagaatattttcaaatttagcATTTacacattatagccgaaattctaacattctatgaagaaaaatccgaggtacatgaaagtttgataataatcgaaattttgacaccgtgtggcgttcgcagggcccgtcgtcggctgtttcggaacaaagagaacgacgaaaaagttgctagtcgactatttatgattgagcttcgtcatggggtgcattttggcggcgacaaagatcctttccagacggagatgattttatttattttttgttttgttcgcgttgtgagaacggcg contains the following coding sequences:
- the LOC134286871 gene encoding uncharacterized protein LOC134286871, with protein sequence MTETKIAFDRLSDFNWLTWRFRMELMMMREDLWSTVKDPKPEPADITSACTRKDEKARALIGLALEDSQLSHIMDAVSAKEMWGKLKGYHILRRLCSMRLQEEENMSDHLMKALELVHRLPRMGEPLKEHLVVAIMLSSLPDSYSPLVTSFEGRPEEDLKLDYVKGKLLDEWRRKTEGQKQE